The following are encoded together in the Lathyrus oleraceus cultivar Zhongwan6 chromosome 3, CAAS_Psat_ZW6_1.0, whole genome shotgun sequence genome:
- the LOC127131609 gene encoding uncharacterized protein LOC127131609: protein MMTFQCYVRTIVHCCNTSKFQALQVHCAGSAHDYVNWLLLQLGVVSDLLKKGKLLVVDSCNGLGNSMASFVVLVPCFVVQRSIHHRKYTNSSLCCSEKSVVSHSITWLHPVAAKQVHIHGTLASFAVSGTPADCTSLGISKALFPIIPDLVVSGINKGSNCGYHIVYSGTVAGAREAFFNDIPSISISYDWVEGKSNPHDFALAAGVCIPIISALLIEIKNQSYPGRCFLNIDVPNNVANHKVYCN from the exons TGTTATGTTAGGACCATTGTGCATTGCTGCAATACAAGTAAGTTTCAAGCATTGCAAGTTCACTGTGCTG GTTCAGCTCATGACTATGTCAATTGGCTACTATTACAGCTTGGTGTAGTTTCTGACTTATTGAAAAAAG GTAAATTGTTGGTTGTTGATTCATGCAATGGTCTTGGTAATTCAATGGCAAGTTTTGTGGTTTTAGTTCCATG TTTTGTGGTACAAC GATCAATTCATCATCGCAAATATACTAATTCTTCTCTTTGTTGCAGCGAGAAATCAGTTGTTAGTCACAGCATCACATGGCTTCATCCTGTAGCTGCAAAACAAGTTCACATTCATGGAACCCTCGCTTCCTTCGCCGTTTCTG GAACTCCCGCTGATTGCACTTCTCTCGGAATTTCCAAAGCGCTCTTTCCTATAATTCCCGATCTG GTAGTCAGTGGCATTAATAAGGGTAGCAACTGCGGCTATCATAT TGTTTATTCAGGCACTGTAGCTGGAGCTCGAGAGGCCTTCTTCAATGATATCCCTTCTATCTCTATTTCATATGATTG GGTTGAAGGAAAGAGTAATCCACATGACTTTGCCCTAGCTGCAGGAGTTTGCATTCCAATCATAAGCGCTCTACTGATTGAGATAAAGAATCAAAGTTACCCTGGAAGATGTTTTTTGAATATAGACGTGCCAAACAATGTTGCGAACCATAAGGTATATTGCAATTAG